From a single Brassica napus cultivar Da-Ae chromosome C9, Da-Ae, whole genome shotgun sequence genomic region:
- the LOC106372278 gene encoding putative elongation factor TypA-like SVR3, chloroplastic, with translation MELSLSTSYPASPAVLRRQASPLLHNQQVLGVSFASVLKPGGVLRFRSRRRPLHRPITCSASPSTAEPSSEVKKKTLVRRNDVRNIAIVAHVDHGKTTLVDSMLRQAKVFRDNQVMQERIMDSNDLERERGITILSKNTSITYKNTKVNIIDTPGHSDFGGEVERVLNMVDGVLLVVDSVEGPMPQTRFVLKKALEFGHAVVVVVNKIDRPSARPEFVVNSTFELFIELNATDEQCDFQAIYASGIKGKAGLTPDDLSEDLGPLFEAIIRCVPGPNIEKDGALQMLATNIEYDEHKGRIAIGRLHAGALRKGMDVRVCTSEDSCRFARVSELFVYEKFYRVPADTVEAGDICAVCGIDDIQIGETIADKAHGKPLPTIKVEEPTVKMSFSVNTSPFSGREGKYVTSRNLRDRLNRELERNLAMKVEDGETADTFIISGRGTLHITILIENMRREGYEFMVGPPKVINKRVNDKLLEPYEVATVEVPENHMGPVVELLGKRRGQMFDMQGVGSEGTVFLRYKIPTRGLLGLRNAILTASRGTAILNTVFDSYGPWAGDISTRDLGSLVAFEDGTSTSYALASAQERGQMFVGAGVDVYKGQIVGIHQRPGDLGLNICKKKAATNIRSNKDVTVVLDTPLTYSLDDCIEYIEEDELVEVTPLSIRMCKNPKMAKKGR, from the exons ATGGAGCTGAGCTTGAGCACTTCTTATCCCGCTTCTCCAGCGGTTTTGAGGAGACAAGCTTCTCCTCTCCTTCACAACCAACAAGTGCTCGGCGTAAGCTTTGCCTCCGTTCTTAAACCAGGAGGAGTTCTCCGGTTTCGTTCCCGGAGGCGTCCCCTTCATCGCCCCATCACTTGCTCCGCCTCTCCATCCACTGCCGAACCTTCCTCCG aggtgaagaagaagacgctGGTGAGGAGGAATGACGTGAGGAACATAGCTATTGTAGCTCATGTTGATCATGGCAAAACTACTTTGGTTGATTCTATGCTCAGGCAAGCTAAG GTGTTCAGAGATAACCAAGTGATGCAAGAGAGGATCATGGACTCTAACGACCTTGAGCGTGAAAGAGGAATCACTATTCTTAGCAAAAACACCTCCATCACTTACAAAAACACGAAAGTAAATATCATTGATACTCCTGGCCACTCTGACTTTGGAGGTGAAGTGGAGCGTGTCTTGAACATGGTTGACGGAGTCCTTCTTGTG GTGGACTCTGTTGAAGGACCAATGCCTCAGACGAGGTTTGTTTTAAAGAAGGCTCTTGAGTTCGGACATGCAGTTGTCGTGGTCGTGAACAAGATTGACAGGCCTTCTGCTCGTCCTGAGTTTGTTGTCAATTCCACTTTTGAGCTGTTTATTGAACTTAACGCTACAGATGAACAG TGTGATTTCCAAGCGATTTACGCCAGTGGGATTAAAGGAAAGGCAGGGCTTACTCCGGATGACCTTTCAGAAGACCTTGGACCCCTGTTCGAGGCCATAATTAGATGTGTCCCTGGCCCAAATATTGAAAAAGATGGTGCACTTCAGATGCTT gCCACAAATATTGAGTATGATGAGCATAAAGGACGTATTGCTATTGGGCGGTTACACGCAGGGGCACTACGCAAAGGAATGGATGTCAGG GTGTGCACTTCTGAAGATTCGTGTAGATTTGCAAGAGTGAGTGAGCTCTTTGTTTATGAGAAATTCTACAGAGTACCTGCTGATACAGTGGAAGCTGGAGATATTTGCGCTGTTTGTGGCATAGATGACATTCAG ATTGGGGAGACTATTGCTGATAAAGCACATGGGAAGCCTCTGCCTACAATCAAAGTAGAAGAGCCAACTGTGAAAATGTCCTTCTCTGTCAACACCTCTCCTTTCTCTGGTCGTGAG GGCAAGTATGTGACGAGCAGGAACTTGCGAGATCGCCTAAACCGTGAACTCGAAAGAAATCTAGCTATGAAAGTGGAAGATGGTGAGACAGCAGACACATTCATCATTAGTGGACGAGGCACATTACACATTACCATCCTGATAGAAAACAT GCGAAGAGAGGGATATGAATTTATGGTTGGACCCCCGAAAGTTATCAACAAAAGGGTTAATGATAAATTGCTCGAGCCGTATGAG GTAGCAACAGTTGAAGTACCAGAGAATCACATGGGGCCTGTTGTTGAACTTCTTGGCAAAAGGCGTGGACAGATGTTTGATATGCAGGGTGTTGG GTCGGAAGGAACAGTCTTTCTGCGGTACAAAATCCCAACACGTGGACTTCTTGGACTGAGGAATGCAATTTTAACAGCTTCTCGTGGGACAGCTATCCTCAACACCGTATTCGACAGCTATGGACCTTGGGCCGGCGATATCAGCACCCGTGATCTTGGCTCCCTG GTTGCGTTTGAAGATGGAACATCAACATCGTATGCTCTGGCAAGTGCCCAGGAGAGAGGGCAAATGTTTGTAGGTGCAGGTGTGGATGTATACAAAGGTCAGATAGTTGGGATCCACCAGAGACCTGGGGACTTGGGACTTAACATCTGCAAGAAGAAAGCAGCGACAAACATACGCTCCAACAAAGATGTAACAG TGGTTCTTGACACTCCTTTGACTTATAGTCTGGACGACTGCATCGAATACATTGAAGAGGATGAACTGGTGGAAGTCACGCCTCTTAGTATAAGGATGTGCAAGAATCCTAAAATGGCC
- the LOC125593125 gene encoding uncharacterized protein LOC125593125, with product MDSSSTISTTREEFNTFHLYNRALFSRLVITLRRDIRQSYQVMSFLLYLETIAPFLRNLIADFASLPDAVVNMVADEVVTCMRCLSFDDFPAFVTHLRRSILSPEIPYITGVTRGYLTLIFVHNNRENIFFEMKKHLTRVCVRAFEDIWVRAEMYNREIENREKAMAEMSQLGFSSAVQNGGSRTRRFSSRRANADNRTIFLTFSRGYPIAKAEVYAYFTRYFIYYISQCMHARPRQCHFFLNNSVTHLSIILSILLFEN from the coding sequence ATGGATTCTTCATCCACAATATCCACCAcgagagaagagttcaatactTTTCACTTGTATAACAGAGCACTTTTCTCTCGTCTTGTCATAACTCTAAGACGTGACATTCGCCAGTCTTATCAAGTTATGAGCTTTCTCCTCTATCTCGAGACGATTGCTCCTTTCCTGAGAAATTTGATAGCGGATTTTGCCTCTTTACCGGACGCTGTCGTCAACATGGTAGCTGACGAAGTCGTGACGTGCATGAGGTGCTTGTCCTTCGACGATTTTCCAGCATTCGTGACCCACTTGAGGAGAAGCATCCTCTCCCCAGAGATACCTTACATCACGGGTGTCACAAGAGGGTACTTAACTCTCATATTCGTCCACAACAACCGTGAAAACATTTTCTTTGAGATGAAGAAGCATCTGACGCGTGTATGTGTCCGAGCTTTTGAGGATATATGGGTGCGTGCTGAGATGTACAACAGGGAGATTGAAAATAGGGAAAAGGCGATGGCGGAGATGAGCCAGCTGGGATTTAGCAGTGCTGTTCAAAATGGTGGATCAAGAACTCGCCGGTTCTCAAGTCGTCGTGCAAACGCAGATAATAGGACTATCTTCCTCACATTTTCTAGAGGATACCCAATTGCCAAAGCAGAAGTGTATGCCTACTTCACCAGGTACTTCATCTATTATATAAGCCAATGCATGCATGCAAGGCCAAGGCAGTgccatttttttctaaataacagTGTAACAcatttatctattatattatctatactattatttgagaattga
- the LOC106372279 gene encoding phospholipid:diacylglycerol acyltransferase 1: protein MPLIQRKKPPSSPSEDLPDDDDDDPQKKSHHHKKSNGGADKAKWSCVDSCCWFIGCVCVTWWFLLFLYNAMPASFPQYVTEAITGPLPDPPGVKLKKEGLKAMHPVIFIPGIVTGGLELWEGKQCADGLFRKRLWGGTFGEVYKRPLCWVEHMSLDNETGLDPAGIRTRAVSGLVAADYFAPGYFVWAVLIANLAHIGYEEKNMYMAAYDWRLSFQNTEVRDQTLSRMKSNIELMVSTNGGKKAVIVPHSMGVLYFLHFMKWVEAPAPMGGGGGPDWCAKYIKAVMNIGGPFLGVPKAVAGLFSAEAKDVAVARAIAPGFLDTDIFRLQTLQHVMRMTRTWDSTMSMIPKGGDTIWGGLDWSPEQGYTCSGKKQKNNETRGEESESLVTKTKPVNYGRIISFGKDVAEAHLSEIKNIDFRGAVKGQSIPNNTCRDVWTEYHDMGTGGIKAIAEYKVYTADAVIDLLHYVAPKMMARGSSHFSYGIADDLDDPKYEHPRHWSNPLETKLPNAPEMEIYSLYGVGIPTERSYIYKLNQSPDSCIPFQIYTSAHEEDEDSCLKAGVYNVDGDETVPVLSAGFMCAKAWRGKTRFNPSGIKTYVREYNHSPPANLLEGRGTQSGAHVDIMGNFALIEDIMRVATGGNGSDLGDDQVHSGIFEWSERIDLKL from the exons atgccccTCATTCAACGGAAAAAGCCTCCGTCTTCTCCATCGGAGGACCTGcccgacgacgacgacgacgatcCCCAGAAGAAATCTCATCATCACAAGAAATCCAACGGAGGAGCCGACAAGGCGAAGTGGTCGTGCGTGGATTCCTGTTGCTGGTTCATCGGGTGCGTGTGCGTCACGTGGTGGTTCCTCTTGTTCCTCTACAACGCTATGCCCGCGAGCTTTCCTCAGTACGTGACGGAGGCGATCACGGGTCCTTTGCCTGACCCGCCAGGCGTGAAGCTGAAGAAAGAAGGTCTCAAGGCGATGCATCCTGTTATCTTTATTCCCGGGATTGTCACTGGAGGGCTTGAGCTTTGGGAAGGCAAACAGTGCGCTGATGGTTTGTTTAGGAAGCGCTTGTGGGGTGGAACTTTCGGTGAAGTCTATAAGAG GCCTCTATGTTGGGTGGAACACATGTCACTTGACAACGAAACCGGCCTGGATCCTGCTGGTATTAGAACTAGAGCGGTATCAGGACTCGTGGCTGCTGATTACTTTGCTCCTGGCTACTTTGTCTGGGCAGTGCTCATTGCTAACCTTGCACATATCGGATACGAAGAGAAGAATATGTACATGGCTGCATATGACTGGAGGCTCTCGTTTCAGAACACAGAG GTGCGTGACCAGACGCTTAGCCGTATGAAAAGTAATATAGAGCTGATGGTTTCTACCAACGGTGGAAAAAAGGCAGTCATAGTTCCGCATTCCATGGGAGTCTTGTATTTTCTACATTTTATGAAATGGGTCGAGGCACCAGCTCCTATGGGTGGCGGTGGTGGGCCTGACTGGTGTGCCAAGTACATAAAGGCCGTGATGAACATCGGTGGACCGTTTCTTGGTGTTCCAAAAGCTGTTGCAGGCCTCTTCTCTGCTGAAGCCAAGGATGTTGCCGTTGCCAG AGCGATTGCGCCAGGGTTCTTAGACACGGATATATTCAGACTCCAGACGTTGCAGCATGTAATGAGAATGACACGCACATGGGACTCAACAATGTCTATGATACCTAAAGGAGGTGACACGATATGGGGTGGTCTTGATTGGTCTCCGGAGCAAGGGTACACTTGCTCTGGTAAAAAGCAAAAGAACAACGAGACTCGCGGTGAAGAAAGTGAGAGTTTAGTTACCAAGACGAAGCCTGTCAACTACGGAAGAATCATATCGTTTGGGAAAGACGTGGCAGAGGCTCATCTATCTGAGATTAAAAACATTGATTTTCGA GGTGCTGTGAAAGGTCAGAGTATCCCAAACAACACGTGCCGTGACGTGTGGACAGAGTACCATGATATGGGAACTGGAGGGATCAAAGCTATTGCTGAGTATAAGGTCTACACTGCTGATGCAGTCATTGATTTGCTACATTATGTTGCTCCTAAGATGATGGCGCGTGGTTCCTCTCATTTCTCTTACGGGATTGCGGATGATTTGGATGACCCTAAGTATGAACATCCCAGACACTGGTCCAATCCGTTGGAAACAAA ATTACCCAATGCCCCTGAGATGGAGATATACTCATTGTATGGAGTTGGGATACCGACAGAAAGATCGTACATCTACAAGCTTAACCAGTCTCCTGACAGCTGCATCCCCTTTCAGATCTACACTTCTGCTCACGAGGAGGACGAAGACAGCTGTCTGAAAGCTGGAGTTTACAACGTGGATGGGGATGAAACGGTACCGGTCCTCAGTGCCGGGTTCATGTGTGCTAAAGCTTGGCGTGGCAAAACAAGATTCAACCCTTCCGGAATCAAGACTTATGTTAGAGAGTACAACCACTCTCCACCTGCCAACCTGCTCGAAGGTCGCGGGACCCAGAGTGGGGCCCATGTTGATATCATGGGAAACTTTGCGTTGATAGAGGATATCATGAGGGTTGCCACAGGAGGTAACGGGTCGGATCTAGGAGACGACCAGGTCCACTCTGGTATATTTGAATGGTCAGAGCGTATTGACCTGAAGCTGTGA
- the BNAC09G43480D gene encoding protein RETARDED ROOT GROWTH-LIKE, whose protein sequence is MMRSVDVHVKTLTPSVRTLLSSIFTPKQKPPSLPLPLYYSSRSSSPHAASRLFSNAVALSSSPIHGVRSFGTLFTVRAFSSSTAASLQPQQNQNQNQPEEGSEKVPTLEVADGNHGGLEEETKLSLPVRAYFFSTSVDLKGLVEQNKHNFIPPTSRMTNYVVLKFGNHTDPTGTGGCISGSECIYMVVFQYGSIVLFNVREHEVDEYLKVVERHSSGLLSEMRKDEYEVRENPDLNTWMQGGLDYIMLQFLNIDGIRTIGSVLGQSIALDYYGRQVDGMVAEFTDINRGMEKTGTFTMDRKKLFQLVGKANSNLADVILKLGLFERSDIAWKDAKYAQIWEYLRDEFELTQRFASLDFKLKFVEHNIRFLQEILQNRKSDFLEWLIIILISAEIAISLYDMVRRSL, encoded by the exons atgatgCGAAGCGTTGACGTCCACGTTAAAACCCTAACCCCTTCCGTCCGTACACTCCTCTCCTCGATCTTCACCCCTAAGCAGAAACCGCCGTCGCTTCCGCTCCCGTTGTACTACTCCTCGCGTTCGTCGTCGCCACACGCTGCCTCTCGTCTCTTCTCCAATGCCGTAGCTTTATCCAGTTCTCCGATTCATGGGGTACGAAGCTTCGGGACCCTCTTCACCGTGAGGGCCTTTTCTTCCTCCACAGCCGCTTCGCTTCAGCCGCAgcagaatcagaatcagaatcagcCTGAGGAGGGTAGTGAAAAGGTCCCGACTTTGGAGGTTGCTGATGGGAATCACGGCGGATTAGAGGAGGAGACGAAGCTCTCTCTTCCTGTGCGAGCTTATTTCTTCTCCACTAG CGTTGATTTGAAAGGCTTAGTTGAGCAGAACAAGCACAACTTCATCCCACCCACTTCGCGTATGACTAACTATGTTGTTCTTAAGTTCGGCAATCATACTGATCCCACT GGTACTGGTGGTTGCATTAGTGGGAGCGAGTGCATTTACATGGTGGTATTCCAGTATGGGTCGATTGTCTTGTTTAATGTACGGGAGCACGAGGTTGATGAGTATCTTAAAGTGGTGGAGAGGCATTCTTCTGGTTTGCTCTCTGAGATGAGAAAAGATG AGTATGAAGTGAGAGAGAATCCAGATCTGAACACCTGGATGCAAGGAGGACTGGATTACATCATGTTGCAGTTCTTGAACATTGATGGCATCAGAACCATCGGGAGTGTTCTTGGCCAGAGCATAGCTCTGGATTACTATGGCCGGCAG GTTGATGGTATGGTAGCTGAGTTTACTGACATAAACCGTGGGATGGAGAAAACAGGAACGTTCACAATGGACAGGAAGAAGCTGTTCCAGTTGGTTGGAAAGGCTAATTCTAATCTGGCTGATGTGATTCTGAAGCTTGGTCTTTTTGAAAG GTCAGATATAGCTTGGAAGGATGCGAAATACGCTCAGATATGGGAGTATCTTAGGGATGAATTTGAATTGACACAGAGATTTGCAAGCCTTGATTTTAAGCTCAAGTTTGTAGAG CACAACATTCGTTTCCTTCAGGAGATACTTCAGAACAGGAAATCAGATTTTCTGGAGTGGCTAATCATTATCCTGATCAGTGCTGAAATCGCCATTTCATTGTACGACATGGTCCGGAGATCCTTGTGA